From one Streptomyces sp. Q6 genomic stretch:
- a CDS encoding AMP-binding protein, which produces MTSPSTPPTTSPHPGLSPSGHRDTFARDHLPPAALWPGLVLDPPELRRSGPLNCGAELLDATVERFGADRPAFHSPGQPPWSYGELQVTVDRIAHVLTDDLGVVPGNRVLLRGPTTRHLAACWLAVMKAGGVAVTVLAQARPGELATMCEIAEVGHALCDVRSVDDLAKAEAPGLRITTFGGDGPDDLLHRAAAKPSSYEAVATAADDVALIAFTSGTTGRPKGCMHFHRDVLAIADTFSRHVLKPTPDDVFAGSPPLGFTFGLGGLVVFPLRAGASALLLEQAGPRQLLPAIAEHRVSVLFTAPTAYRAMLAETGPRDLSSLRRCVSAGENLPAATWHAWQEATGLRVINGIGATELLHIFISAADDAIRPGTTGLPVPGWQARIVDADGTELPDGEPGLLAVRGPVGCRYLADERQTDYVRHGWNITGDTYVREPDGYFRYVARADDMIISAGYNIAGPEVEDALLRHPDVTEAAVVGRPDEERGQIAVAYVVLRPGARRDTGTADALREFVKAELVPYKCPRVIEFLDALPRTATGKLQRFRLREPGRTVE; this is translated from the coding sequence ATGACCTCCCCATCCACACCGCCGACGACCAGCCCGCATCCCGGCCTGTCACCCTCGGGCCACCGCGACACCTTCGCCCGCGACCACCTGCCTCCCGCCGCGCTCTGGCCCGGCCTCGTCCTCGACCCGCCCGAGCTGCGTCGCTCCGGGCCGCTCAACTGCGGCGCCGAGCTCCTCGACGCGACCGTGGAGCGGTTCGGCGCGGACCGGCCCGCGTTCCACTCCCCCGGACAACCCCCGTGGTCGTACGGGGAGTTGCAGGTCACCGTCGACCGGATCGCACACGTCCTGACGGACGATCTGGGTGTCGTGCCCGGCAACCGCGTACTGCTGCGCGGCCCCACCACCCGCCATCTGGCGGCCTGTTGGCTGGCCGTGATGAAGGCGGGCGGCGTCGCCGTGACCGTGCTCGCGCAGGCGCGGCCGGGCGAGCTGGCCACGATGTGCGAGATCGCCGAGGTGGGCCACGCGCTGTGCGACGTACGGTCGGTCGACGATCTGGCGAAGGCCGAGGCGCCGGGGCTGCGGATCACCACGTTCGGCGGTGACGGCCCCGACGACCTACTGCACCGGGCCGCCGCGAAGCCGTCGTCGTACGAGGCCGTGGCGACCGCGGCCGACGACGTCGCGCTGATCGCCTTCACCTCGGGGACCACCGGGCGGCCCAAGGGGTGCATGCACTTCCACCGGGACGTGCTCGCCATCGCCGACACGTTCTCCCGGCACGTCCTCAAGCCCACCCCCGACGACGTGTTCGCGGGCAGTCCGCCGCTCGGCTTCACCTTCGGGCTCGGCGGGCTCGTCGTGTTCCCGCTGCGCGCCGGGGCGTCGGCGCTGCTGCTCGAACAGGCGGGCCCGCGGCAGCTGTTGCCCGCGATCGCCGAGCACCGGGTGTCGGTCCTGTTCACCGCGCCGACGGCGTACCGGGCGATGCTGGCGGAGACCGGACCCCGCGATCTGTCCTCGCTGCGCCGCTGCGTCTCCGCGGGCGAGAACCTGCCCGCGGCGACCTGGCACGCCTGGCAGGAGGCGACGGGGCTGCGCGTCATCAACGGCATCGGCGCCACCGAACTGCTGCACATCTTCATCTCCGCCGCCGACGACGCGATCCGGCCGGGCACGACGGGCCTGCCCGTGCCCGGCTGGCAGGCGCGGATCGTGGACGCGGACGGCACCGAACTCCCGGACGGGGAGCCGGGGTTGCTCGCCGTGCGCGGTCCGGTCGGCTGCCGCTACCTCGCCGACGAGCGGCAGACCGACTACGTACGGCACGGCTGGAACATCACCGGGGACACCTATGTCCGCGAGCCCGACGGCTACTTCCGGTACGTGGCCCGCGCCGACGACATGATCATTTCCGCCGGGTACAACATCGCGGGCCCGGAGGTCGAGGACGCGCTGCTGCGCCACCCCGACGTGACGGAGGCGGCGGTCGTCGGGCGGCCCGACGAGGAGCGCGGGCAGATCGCGGTCGCGTACGTCGTGCTGCGTCCCGGCGCCCGGCGCGACACCGGGACGGCGGACGCGCTGCGGGAGTTCGTGAAGGCGGAACTCGTGCCGTACAAGTGCCCACGCGTGATCGAGTTCCTGGACGCGCTGCCGCGCACGGCGACGGGGAAGCTCCAGCGGTTCCGGCTGCGCGAGCCGGGCCGGACCGTAGAGTGA
- a CDS encoding VCBS repeat-containing protein, with translation MTRPTLRLSALAALPAVCCALALLTGCGSGSADGNDTSPSPGGSPTGFGAPIASRSPAVGTGSKDPDDLNGDGHRDLLLPLETPGGEPQWEPSDGRLLVVYGSSHGLDPATRSVYGRSDLGLPAAESYSGVERPEGVDARSAASADLDGDGFADLALPIIGKERATDGTYAAQRYTVYVVWGSARGPGGSGGKATPMRLPARAAASGLDSVVRGDFDGDGRLDLAGRAVSGTTAWLLYGPFDRATGAPARTGTLPMSGGSLYADDVDPTGEHPRVTPLLAHDGDDGEQTGSTLYTAPTTGRGRELREGNAHAFGDFDGDGRRDVAVGDDGSRNDEPGAETEAPDVDGSLTVYPGDGGTPVDQELPEASRRRRGFSSPLVYVAADPDGDGRDGILVPTFDAMVLLDGIGDGGGARQVEVARQGPARAQGKKVRAERRPARPYGAADFDGDGRDELVLTWGADSMFGLYGEDPTHWWITDGISDRDRAVFDATRWVKPRVYASPTN, from the coding sequence ATGACGCGCCCCACCCTCCGGCTGTCCGCCCTCGCCGCCCTGCCCGCCGTGTGCTGCGCGCTGGCGCTGCTCACCGGATGCGGGAGCGGTTCGGCGGACGGGAACGACACGTCCCCCTCGCCCGGCGGCAGTCCGACGGGCTTCGGCGCGCCGATCGCGAGCCGCTCCCCCGCCGTCGGCACCGGTTCGAAGGACCCCGACGACCTGAACGGGGACGGCCACCGCGATCTGCTGCTGCCGCTGGAGACCCCCGGCGGGGAGCCGCAGTGGGAGCCCTCCGACGGGCGGCTGCTGGTGGTGTACGGGTCCTCGCACGGGCTCGATCCGGCGACCCGGTCCGTGTACGGACGCAGCGACCTGGGGCTTCCCGCCGCTGAGTCGTACTCGGGAGTCGAGCGACCCGAGGGCGTCGACGCGCGGTCCGCGGCGAGCGCCGATCTGGACGGCGACGGGTTCGCCGATCTCGCACTGCCGATCATCGGCAAGGAGCGGGCCACCGACGGGACGTACGCGGCCCAGCGGTACACCGTGTACGTGGTGTGGGGTTCCGCGCGCGGTCCCGGCGGCAGCGGCGGGAAGGCGACACCCATGCGGCTCCCCGCGCGGGCCGCCGCGTCGGGCCTCGACTCGGTGGTGCGCGGGGACTTCGACGGGGACGGGCGACTCGACCTGGCCGGACGTGCGGTGTCGGGAACCACGGCGTGGCTCCTGTACGGGCCGTTCGACCGGGCGACGGGGGCGCCCGCCCGCACCGGGACGCTGCCGATGTCCGGAGGGTCGCTGTACGCCGACGACGTCGACCCGACCGGCGAGCACCCGCGCGTCACGCCCCTCCTGGCGCACGACGGGGACGACGGCGAGCAGACCGGAAGCACGCTCTACACGGCACCCACCACCGGCCGGGGCCGTGAACTGCGTGAGGGCAACGCCCACGCCTTCGGCGACTTCGACGGCGACGGGCGGCGCGACGTGGCCGTCGGCGACGACGGGAGCCGCAACGACGAGCCCGGCGCCGAGACCGAGGCGCCCGACGTCGACGGCTCCCTGACCGTCTACCCGGGCGACGGTGGAACGCCGGTCGACCAGGAGCTGCCCGAGGCCTCCCGGCGCCGCCGCGGGTTCAGCAGTCCGCTCGTGTACGTGGCGGCGGACCCGGACGGCGACGGTCGCGACGGGATCCTCGTGCCGACGTTCGACGCGATGGTGCTGCTCGACGGGATCGGTGACGGGGGCGGTGCGCGGCAGGTGGAGGTCGCGCGGCAGGGGCCGGCCCGCGCGCAGGGCAAGAAGGTCCGTGCCGAGCGGCGGCCCGCGCGGCCGTACGGCGCCGCGGACTTCGACGGGGACGGACGGGACGAACTGGTGCTGACCTGGGGCGCGGACAGCATGTTCGGGCTCTACGGGGAGGACCCCACCCACTGGTGGATCACGGACGGGATCTCGGACCGCGACCGGGCGGTGTTCGACGCCACCCGATGGGTGAAGCCGCGGGTGTACGCCTCCCCGACGAACTGA
- a CDS encoding acyl-CoA dehydrogenase family protein has product MGTFSLEPEQLAWCAELRDHAARRLAPLAEKGEPGRVNRPLVAELGQLGLLERLFTSGALDLCLMRESLARVCTEAETALALQGLGAHPVHAYGTPAQRERWLPGVRAGETVAAFALSEPGAGSDAAALALRAARDGDGWRLTGEKCWISNAPEADFYTVFARTTPEAGARGVTAFLVPADRPGLTGTPLDLIAPHAVGALDFGGVPVTADDVLGEVDRGFRVAMTTLNLFRPSVGAFAVGMAQAALDATLAHTAQRDAFGGKLKDLQAVAHQVADMEVRTESARLAVYAAASAYDAGAPDVVRRAALAKLLATEAAQHVVDTAVQLHGARALQRGHLLEHLYREVRAPRIYEGASEVQRAIIAAELYREQGVEA; this is encoded by the coding sequence ATGGGCACGTTCTCGCTCGAACCGGAACAGCTCGCCTGGTGTGCGGAGCTGCGCGATCATGCCGCGCGGCGCCTCGCACCCCTCGCGGAGAAGGGCGAACCGGGCCGCGTCAATCGCCCGCTCGTCGCCGAACTCGGCCAACTCGGCCTTCTGGAGCGCCTGTTCACCTCCGGCGCGCTCGACCTCTGCCTGATGCGCGAGTCGCTGGCCCGCGTCTGCACCGAGGCGGAGACCGCACTCGCCCTGCAAGGGCTCGGCGCCCACCCCGTGCACGCGTACGGCACGCCCGCGCAGCGGGAGCGCTGGCTGCCGGGGGTCCGCGCGGGCGAGACCGTCGCCGCCTTCGCGCTGAGCGAGCCCGGCGCGGGCTCCGACGCCGCGGCGCTGGCCCTGCGGGCCGCCCGTGACGGCGACGGCTGGCGGCTGACCGGCGAGAAGTGCTGGATCTCGAACGCCCCCGAGGCGGACTTCTACACGGTCTTCGCCCGCACCACCCCCGAGGCCGGCGCCCGTGGCGTCACCGCCTTCCTCGTCCCCGCCGACCGCCCCGGCCTGACCGGCACCCCGCTCGACCTGATCGCTCCGCACGCCGTCGGCGCCCTGGACTTCGGCGGGGTGCCCGTCACCGCGGACGACGTCCTCGGCGAGGTGGACCGCGGCTTCCGTGTCGCGATGACGACCCTGAACCTGTTCCGCCCCAGCGTCGGTGCCTTCGCCGTGGGCATGGCGCAGGCCGCGCTCGACGCGACGCTGGCGCACACCGCCCAACGGGACGCGTTCGGCGGCAAGTTGAAGGACCTCCAGGCCGTCGCCCACCAGGTCGCCGACATGGAGGTGCGCACGGAGAGCGCCCGCCTCGCGGTGTACGCCGCCGCGAGCGCGTACGACGCCGGCGCCCCCGACGTCGTACGCCGCGCCGCCCTCGCGAAACTCCTGGCCACAGAGGCGGCGCAGCACGTCGTCGACACCGCGGTCCAACTGCACGGCGCCCGCGCCCTGCAACGCGGGCACCTCCTCGAACACCTCTACCGGGAGGTCCGGGCCCCGCGCATCTACGAGGGCGCCAGCGAGGTCCAACGCGCCATCATCGCCGCGGAGTTGTACCGGGAGCAGGGGGTCGAAGCGTGA
- a CDS encoding RidA family protein — protein MTDTNGHLRRVNPPHLSPPTGFSHAVTATGGRLVFLAGQTALDADGKVVGSTVPEQFRRALSNLLAALHAAGGTAADLARVTVYVTDVAAYREHAPELGRIWKELAGRDYPAMAVVGIVRLWDEQALIELDGFAVLP, from the coding sequence GTGACGGACACCAACGGCCACCTGCGCCGCGTCAACCCGCCCCACCTCTCCCCGCCGACCGGCTTCTCGCACGCCGTCACCGCGACCGGCGGCCGCCTGGTCTTCCTCGCGGGCCAGACCGCCCTCGACGCGGACGGCAAGGTCGTCGGCAGTACGGTTCCCGAGCAGTTCAGGCGCGCCCTGTCGAACCTCCTCGCCGCACTGCACGCGGCGGGCGGCACCGCCGCCGACCTCGCCCGCGTCACGGTCTACGTCACGGACGTCGCCGCGTACCGGGAGCACGCGCCCGAACTGGGGCGCATATGGAAGGAGTTGGCAGGCCGCGACTATCCGGCGATGGCCGTCGTCGGCATCGTCCGGCTCTGGGACGAGCAGGCACTGATCGAACTGGACGGCTTCGCCGTCCTGCCGTGA
- the cysC gene encoding adenylyl-sulfate kinase, whose protein sequence is MTTATTTRPQGATIWLTGLPSSGKTTVARALAGRLRSEGHRVEVLDGDEIRRFLSAGLGFSREDRNTNVQRIGLVAEILARNGILAVVPVIAPYADSREAVRKRHATSDTPYLEVHVATPVEVCRERDVKGLYARQAAGQLKGLTGVDDPYEPPVDPDLVLETRHRTPVESVASVHAVLAARGLV, encoded by the coding sequence ATGACTACGGCCACGACGACCCGCCCGCAGGGAGCCACGATCTGGCTGACGGGGCTGCCCAGTTCCGGCAAGACCACGGTGGCGCGCGCCCTCGCCGGACGGCTGCGTTCCGAGGGGCACCGGGTCGAGGTGCTCGACGGCGACGAGATCCGCCGCTTCCTGTCGGCGGGCCTCGGCTTCAGCCGCGAGGACCGCAACACGAACGTGCAGCGCATCGGCCTGGTCGCCGAGATCCTCGCCCGCAATGGCATCCTCGCCGTCGTACCCGTCATCGCGCCCTACGCCGACAGCCGCGAGGCCGTGCGCAAGCGGCACGCGACGAGCGACACCCCGTACCTCGAGGTGCATGTCGCCACTCCGGTCGAGGTGTGCCGCGAGCGCGACGTCAAGGGCCTGTACGCGCGTCAGGCCGCGGGGCAGCTCAAGGGACTGACCGGCGTCGACGACCCGTACGAGCCGCCGGTCGACCCGGATCTGGTCCTGGAGACGCGGCACCGGACGCCGGTGGAGTCGGTGGCCTCGGTGCACGCGGTCCTCGCGGCGAGGGGGCTGGTGTGA
- a CDS encoding glycosyltransferase family 4 protein translates to MTTPVKVRYLLLHAYGRGGTIRTVFNQANSLTAAGWDVEIVSAVRRRDELQFPLDTRVRVRTLVDLRESAEAPPEPARGLAGRWRARRRERLIDRPAREIPRGEFGYRYFDRRLELALADYLRSLTDGVLVTTRPALNFLSAAHATNGVVRVAQEHMNHGTHRPDVQRRIVETYERFAAVAVLTERDRTEYARLLPGTRVVRIPNAVHSLDQVPSNHEAKIVVAAGRLFPQKGFDLLITAWAKLVEAYPDWQLRIYGSGEKKAQLRALIEEHHLYNHVFLMGHTDRLDDELAKSSVYVLSSRFEGLPMVMIEAMAHALPVVSFDCPTGPSDVLTHGVDGLLVPEQDPDALADALGRLMGDHDLRTEMGTAALLTAAAYGPDAVHPRWEALFTELTTPDGLRPAPGAAKGQHV, encoded by the coding sequence ATGACGACTCCCGTGAAGGTGAGATACCTCCTCCTGCACGCGTACGGACGCGGCGGCACCATCCGCACCGTCTTCAACCAGGCCAACTCCCTCACGGCGGCGGGCTGGGACGTGGAGATCGTCAGCGCGGTGCGCCGCCGTGACGAGCTCCAGTTCCCGCTGGACACGCGCGTCCGCGTCCGCACGCTCGTCGATCTGCGCGAGAGCGCCGAGGCGCCGCCGGAGCCCGCGCGCGGCCTCGCCGGCCGGTGGCGCGCCCGCAGGCGCGAGCGGCTGATCGACCGGCCGGCGCGCGAGATACCCCGCGGCGAGTTCGGCTACCGGTACTTCGACCGGCGCCTCGAACTCGCCCTCGCCGACTACCTGCGCTCGCTCACCGACGGCGTGCTCGTCACGACGCGGCCCGCCCTGAACTTCCTGTCCGCCGCCCACGCCACGAACGGCGTCGTGCGGGTCGCGCAGGAGCACATGAACCACGGCACGCACCGGCCGGACGTGCAGCGGCGGATCGTCGAGACCTACGAACGCTTCGCGGCGGTCGCCGTTCTGACGGAGCGTGATCGCACGGAGTACGCGCGGCTGCTGCCCGGCACGCGCGTCGTGCGCATCCCGAACGCCGTGCACTCGCTCGACCAGGTCCCCTCGAACCACGAGGCGAAGATCGTGGTCGCGGCCGGCCGGCTGTTCCCGCAGAAGGGCTTCGACCTGCTGATCACCGCGTGGGCGAAGCTCGTCGAGGCCTACCCCGACTGGCAGTTGAGGATCTACGGCAGCGGCGAGAAGAAGGCGCAGCTGCGCGCCCTCATCGAGGAGCACCACCTCTACAACCACGTCTTCCTGATGGGCCACACCGACCGCCTCGACGACGAACTCGCCAAGTCCTCTGTGTACGTGCTGAGTTCACGGTTCGAGGGCCTGCCCATGGTGATGATCGAGGCGATGGCCCACGCCCTCCCGGTGGTCTCCTTCGACTGCCCGACGGGCCCCTCCGACGTGCTCACGCACGGCGTGGACGGTCTGCTCGTGCCGGAGCAGGACCCGGACGCCCTCGCCGACGCGCTCGGCCGCCTCATGGGCGACCACGACCTGCGTACGGAGATGGGCACGGCGGCGCTCCTGACGGCCGCCGCCTACGGGCCCGACGCGGTGCACCCGCGCTGGGAAGCCCTCTTCACCGAACTGACCACCCCCGATGGCCTGCGGCCCGCGCCCGGCGCCGCGAAAGGACAGCACGTATGA
- a CDS encoding PaaX family transcriptional regulator: MSEQPFHSSSTHTPRSLIVTLYGAYGRDFPGPVPVAELIRLLGAAGVDAPAVRSAVSRLKRRGLLLPARTAEGAAGYALSDDARQLLDDGDRRIYGSRDAAGGWVLAVFSVPESERARRHVLRSTLTGLGFGTAAPGVWLAPAGLYEETRHTLERIGCSGYVDLFRGEHLGFTATADAVARWWDLSALAKLHEAFLDEHEPVLRAWQGRVDTPPREAYRDYLPALDSWRHLPYADPGLPARLLPEGWPGIRSAEVFRALDERLRTAGARFVQAAS, translated from the coding sequence GTGTCCGAGCAGCCCTTTCACAGCAGCAGCACCCACACCCCGCGCTCCCTCATCGTCACCCTGTACGGCGCCTACGGACGCGACTTCCCCGGTCCCGTCCCGGTCGCCGAGCTGATCCGGCTGCTCGGCGCGGCCGGGGTCGACGCGCCCGCGGTGCGCTCGGCCGTCTCCCGGCTCAAGCGCCGCGGCCTGCTGCTGCCGGCGCGGACGGCCGAGGGCGCCGCCGGATACGCGCTGTCCGACGACGCCCGCCAGCTCCTGGACGACGGCGACCGCCGGATCTACGGCAGCCGGGACGCGGCGGGCGGCTGGGTGCTCGCCGTGTTCTCCGTCCCCGAGTCCGAGCGGGCCCGGCGCCACGTCCTGCGCTCTACGCTCACCGGCCTCGGTTTCGGCACGGCCGCGCCGGGCGTGTGGCTGGCGCCGGCCGGCCTGTACGAGGAGACCCGGCACACGCTGGAGCGGATCGGCTGCTCCGGATACGTCGACCTGTTCCGCGGCGAGCACCTGGGCTTCACGGCGACGGCCGACGCGGTGGCCCGCTGGTGGGACCTGTCCGCCCTGGCCAAACTGCACGAGGCGTTCCTCGACGAGCACGAACCCGTGCTGCGCGCCTGGCAGGGCCGCGTCGACACGCCGCCGCGGGAGGCGTACCGCGACTACCTGCCGGCGCTCGACTCGTGGCGGCATCTCCCGTACGCGGACCCGGGGCTGCCCGCCCGGCTGCTGCCCGAGGGCTGGCCGGGGATCCGCTCCGCGGAGGTGTTCCGGGCGCTCGACGAGCGGCTGCGGACCGCCGGGGCCCGCTTCGTGCAGGCCGCTTCGTGA
- a CDS encoding alpha/beta hydrolase yields the protein MTLQTELSVGPIAYDDTGGDGTPVVLLHGLAQDGTVWRHVVDELGASVRCIVPTLPYGSHRTPLRPGAHLTPHSMALLIGEFADALKLGDETVFVENDAGRLQQLAAERPERVGRMVIAGCEAFDNYPPGPAGKLLDVAARVPGGIALLAAVLSVRPLRRMPGTGYAVMSYRPVPHELIDRWVEPLRKDPAARAVLLRYLRSGVRTEMMEAADALRTYDRPALVVWGKQDKMMPLAHGRRLADLLPRGRLVELDECGTLIPLDRPRELAAAIREFATS from the coding sequence ATGACGCTACAGACCGAACTCTCCGTAGGTCCGATCGCGTACGACGACACGGGAGGCGACGGCACGCCCGTCGTCCTCCTCCACGGGCTCGCCCAGGACGGCACGGTGTGGCGACACGTCGTGGACGAACTCGGCGCGTCCGTCCGCTGTATCGTCCCCACCCTCCCGTACGGCAGCCATCGCACACCGCTGCGGCCCGGCGCTCACCTCACCCCGCACTCCATGGCGTTGCTCATCGGCGAGTTCGCCGACGCGCTGAAGCTGGGCGACGAGACCGTGTTCGTGGAGAACGACGCGGGCCGTCTCCAGCAGCTCGCCGCCGAACGCCCCGAGCGGGTCGGCCGCATGGTGATCGCGGGCTGCGAGGCGTTCGACAACTATCCGCCGGGCCCGGCAGGGAAGCTCCTCGATGTCGCCGCCCGCGTCCCCGGCGGCATCGCGCTCCTCGCGGCGGTCCTGTCCGTCCGCCCGCTGCGCCGGATGCCCGGCACCGGATACGCGGTGATGTCGTACCGGCCCGTTCCGCACGAGCTGATCGACCGCTGGGTCGAGCCGCTGCGCAAGGACCCTGCGGCGCGGGCCGTCCTGCTGCGCTATCTCCGCTCGGGTGTGAGGACGGAGATGATGGAGGCGGCGGACGCCCTGCGGACCTACGACCGCCCCGCGCTCGTCGTCTGGGGCAAGCAGGACAAGATGATGCCCCTCGCGCACGGCCGCCGCCTGGCCGACCTCCTCCCGCGGGGACGTCTGGTGGAGCTGGACGAGTGCGGCACCCTCATCCCGCTGGACCGCCCCCGCGAACTGGCCGCCGCCATCAGGGAGTTCGCGACGTCCTGA
- the cysD gene encoding sulfate adenylyltransferase subunit CysD, whose amino-acid sequence MSDSPYALSHLDALESEAVHIFREVAGEFERPVILFSGGKDSIVMLHLALKAFAPAPVPFPLLHVDTGHNFPEVLAYRDRVVAEHGLRLHVAHVQDYIDRGVLKERPDGTRNPLQTVPLTEKIQAEKFDAVFGGGRRDEEKARAKERVFSLRDEFSQWDPRRQRPELWQLYNGRHAPGEHVRVFPLSNWTELDVWQYIARERIELPEIYFAHRREVFDRGGMWLTAGAWGGPEEGEIPQKRQVRYRTVGDMSCTGAVDSDAETLEQVIAEIAASRLTERGATRADDKMSEAAMEDRKREGYF is encoded by the coding sequence GTGAGCGACTCACCGTACGCGCTGAGCCACCTGGACGCTCTGGAGTCCGAGGCGGTGCACATCTTCCGTGAGGTGGCGGGCGAGTTCGAGCGGCCGGTGATCCTCTTCTCCGGCGGCAAGGACTCGATCGTCATGCTGCACCTGGCGCTCAAGGCGTTCGCGCCCGCGCCGGTGCCGTTCCCGCTGCTGCACGTCGACACCGGGCACAACTTCCCGGAGGTCCTCGCGTACCGCGACCGCGTCGTCGCCGAGCACGGGCTGCGGCTGCACGTCGCGCACGTGCAGGACTACATCGACCGCGGTGTGCTCAAGGAGCGCCCCGACGGGACGCGCAACCCGCTCCAGACGGTGCCGCTGACGGAGAAGATCCAGGCGGAGAAGTTCGACGCCGTCTTCGGCGGCGGGCGCCGCGACGAGGAGAAGGCACGCGCCAAGGAGCGGGTGTTCTCCCTGCGGGACGAGTTCTCGCAGTGGGACCCGCGCCGCCAGCGCCCCGAGCTGTGGCAGCTCTACAACGGCCGCCACGCGCCCGGCGAACACGTCCGCGTCTTCCCGCTCTCCAACTGGACCGAGCTCGACGTGTGGCAGTACATCGCCCGCGAGCGGATCGAGCTGCCGGAGATCTACTTCGCCCACCGGCGCGAGGTGTTCGACCGGGGCGGCATGTGGCTGACCGCCGGGGCGTGGGGCGGCCCCGAGGAGGGCGAGATCCCACAGAAGCGGCAGGTGCGCTACCGCACGGTCGGCGACATGTCCTGCACGGGCGCCGTCGACTCCGACGCCGAGACGCTGGAGCAGGTCATCGCGGAGATCGCGGCGTCCCGGCTCACCGAGCGCGGTGCCACGCGCGCCGACGACAAGATGTCCGAGGCCGCGATGGAAGACCGCAAGCGCGAAGGGTACTTCTAG
- a CDS encoding sulfotransferase yields MSLKRNLNRALSAATGLEVRRAGSAPKVTPPAARAPQPAKRAAAAVTYRTTGDLATDRLLRRPVFIMSPVRSGSTLLRMLLDAHPRLHAPHELHIRRLEVGYGSKLSERAMDALDLGRGDLEHLLWDRVLHRELTRSGKDFIVEKTPSNAFVHRRIRDCWPDARFVFLLRHPASIARSWHEGDPEKRTYEEACADALRYMKAVDHARKGLTGGHTVRYEDLTKDPEAKLRALCTFLGVDFEPSMLEYGKKDDTQIQKGLGDWRDKIRTGSVQQGRPLPQDDEIPEILRPMSQAWGYLK; encoded by the coding sequence ATGAGTCTGAAGCGCAATCTGAACCGGGCCCTGTCCGCGGCCACGGGTCTCGAGGTCCGCCGGGCCGGGAGCGCACCGAAGGTGACGCCCCCGGCCGCCAGGGCCCCGCAGCCCGCGAAGCGCGCGGCGGCGGCCGTGACGTATCGAACGACCGGCGACCTGGCGACCGATCGGCTGCTGCGACGGCCGGTCTTCATCATGTCTCCGGTGCGCTCCGGCTCGACCCTGCTGCGCATGCTGCTCGACGCGCACCCGCGGCTGCACGCCCCGCACGAACTGCACATCCGCCGCCTGGAGGTGGGCTACGGCAGCAAGCTGTCGGAGCGGGCCATGGACGCCCTCGACCTGGGCCGCGGCGATCTGGAGCATCTGCTGTGGGACCGCGTCCTGCACCGTGAACTCACCCGTTCCGGCAAGGACTTCATCGTCGAGAAGACGCCGAGCAACGCCTTCGTCCACCGGCGGATACGCGACTGCTGGCCCGACGCCCGCTTCGTGTTCCTGCTGCGTCACCCCGCCTCCATCGCCCGGTCGTGGCACGAGGGCGACCCGGAGAAGCGGACGTACGAGGAGGCGTGCGCCGACGCGCTGCGCTACATGAAGGCCGTCGACCACGCCCGCAAGGGCCTCACCGGCGGGCACACCGTGCGCTACGAGGACCTCACCAAGGACCCCGAGGCGAAGCTGCGCGCGCTGTGCACCTTCCTCGGCGTGGACTTCGAGCCGTCGATGCTGGAGTACGGCAAGAAGGACGACACGCAGATCCAGAAGGGCCTCGGCGACTGGCGCGACAAGATCCGCACGGGCAGCGTGCAGCAGGGCCGCCCGCTGCCGCAGGACGACGAGATCCCCGAGATCCTGCGGCCCATGAGCCAGGCGTGGGGGTACCTCAAGTGA